The following proteins are encoded in a genomic region of Fusarium keratoplasticum isolate Fu6.1 chromosome 9, whole genome shotgun sequence:
- a CDS encoding Lysophospholipase: MLVYGGSIVLASLLVWFPVTHAYLPFIEPRAVPDAPDGYAPSQVSCPSRRPVIRNATALSANETAWLQLRDNNTISALKDVLNRAEIGGIDIDAYINGLVDDGEALPRIGIAISGGGYRALMNGAGAIAAFDNRSTSSTDKGQLGGILQAATYLSGLSGGSWVVGSLYVQNFTTVESIIFARSGFLDSLWQFDESIIEGPADISVTRYYRELYDDVKSKEDAGYNTTITDYWGRALSYQLVNATDGGPAYTFSSIANDTEFTEAKAPMPLIVAVERTSGQLQIADNSTIVEFNPWEMGSYDPSLGAFAPLKYIGSDFENGTIRRNGDCVAGVDNAGFVMGTSSSLFNQAFLQIAKVENAPDFLIRALNNTLADVGEDNQDIANWPNPFYKYNPTNNSNADSTVLTLVDGGEDLQNIPLHPLLLSERQVDVIFAVDGSADTTTHWPNGTALVATYQRSSAGVSTQNDEFPKVPDQNTFVNLGLNKRPTFFGCNTGTDSSPGPLIVYLPNAPYTYQSNFSTFDLEYSNTERNEIIRNGYNVATMGNSTVDSNWPACVGCAILARSLARTKTDMPSKCVDCFSRYCWNGTTNSTRPSTYEPEQIVESGARRLEPYLAMMGTAALIMFMAF; encoded by the exons ATGCTTGTGTACGGTGGGTCAATCGTCCTGGCGAGTCTGCTGGTCTGGTTTCCGG TGACACATGCCTATTTGCCATTTATTGAACCAAGAGCTGTTCCAGACGCCCCAGACGGCTACGCACCTAGCCAAGTCTCATGCCCTTCGAGACGGCCAGTCATCCGCAATGCTACGGCACTGTCGGCCAACGAAACAGCATGGCTACAGCTCCGTGATAACAACACTATTTCGGCGCTGAAAGATGTCCTTAATCGAGCCGAAATTGGTGGCATCGACATTGACGCCTATATAAATGGTCTCgtggatgatggcgaggcctTGCCGCGAAtcggcatcgccatctccGGTGGTGGCTATCGGGCCCTGATGAACGGGGCCGGTGCCATCGCCGCGTTCGACAACCGGTCCACAAGCTCCACGGACAAGGGACAACTCGGTGGCATTCTCCAAGCTGCCACCTACCTTAGTGGACTGTCCGGAGGTAGTTGGGTTGTTGGAAGCCTCTATGTGCAGAACTTCACCACGGTCGagtccatcatctttgcACGGAGCGGTTTTCTTGACAGCCTTTGGCAATTTGATGAGTCCATCATTGAAG GGCCAGCAGACATATCCGTAACGCGGTACTACCGCGAGCTGTATGATGATGTAAAGAGCAAGGAGGATGCAGGGTACAACACGACCATAACCGATTACTGGGGAAGAGCTTTGTCGTACCAACTCGTCAATGCCACTGATGGAGGGCCTG CATACACTTTCTCGTCGATTGCAAATGACACCGAGTTCACCGAGGCGAAAGCGCCTATGCCACTCATTGTTGCAGTGGAGCGGACGTCAGGCCAGCTTCAAATAGCTGACAACTCTACCATCGTGGAGTTCAACCCATGGGAAATGGGGTCCTATGATCCATCACTTGGCGCTTTTGCCCCTCTCAAGTACATCGGATCTGACTTTGAGAACGGCACAATCAGACGCAATGGAGATTGCGTTGCCGGGGTGGATAACGCCGGGTTCGTCATGGGTACCTCCTCGTCACTGTTCAACCAGGCATTTCTGCAGATCGCCAAAGTCGAGAATGCTCCGGACTTCTTGATCAGGGCTCTCAACAATACGTTGGCAGATGTTGGCGAAGACAACCAGGACATTGCTAACTGGCCCAACCCGTTCTACAAGTACAATCCCACAAACAACTCCAACGCCGATAGCACCGTCCTCACCCTCGTAGACGGTGGCGAGGACCTCCAAAACATTCCTTTGCATCCATTGCTCTTATCGGAGCGCCAAGTTGACGTCATATTCGCCGTCGATGGTTCGGCCGACACAACAACTCACTGGCCAAACGGCACGGCACTCGTGGCAACGTACCAGAGGTCATCAGCCGGCGTTTCGACTCAGAACGACGAGTTTCCCAAAGTCCCAGATCAGAACACGTTTGTCAACCTCGGCTTGAACAAGCGCCCGACATTTTTCGGTTGCAATACAGGCACAGACTCGTCACCAGGGCCACTGATTGTCTATCTACCCAATGCGCCGTACACCTACCAGTCCAACTTCTCTACCTTTGATCTCGAATACAGTAACACGGAGCGGAACGAGATTATACGGAACGGATATAACGTCGCGACCATGGGGAATAGTACAGTCGACTCGAACTGGCCCGCCTGCGTAGGCTGCGCGATATTGGCTCGCAGCCTGGCGCGCACCAAGACCGATATGCCCTCCAAGTGCGTCGATTGCTTTTCGCGGTATTGTTGGAACGGCACGACGAATTCGACCAGGCCGAGCACGTACGAGCCGGAGCAAATTGTCGAAAGCGGAGCGCGCCGCCTGGAGCCGtacttggccatgatgggaaCTGCGGCCTTGATAATGTTTATGGCGTTTTGA